In Sphingobacterium sp. lm-10, one DNA window encodes the following:
- a CDS encoding MBL fold metallo-hydrolase, with translation MRRRLFIRQSLFAFAIAGTNKILSCTSTEAKPVDYEIKQFEDEGLSHFSYAIEAGKKLVLIDPSRDPQPYYDYAAARGAEIIAVIETHTHADFVSAHLQIHQERNVPVLISKLAKATYPHQPFDESDLLSISDKVSLRAINTPGHSSDSLSVVLEVDGNDVAVFTGDALLLGGVGRPDLREYSGEAASQREYLAKQMYETIHNKYSPLADDVLVYPAHGAGSLCGNGLSEAKVSTIGHERKNNFAFQSTTEDAFVTRLLLDQPDVPVYFPFAVEVNRDGAQPLLPALSTLARLSAIPRGEPQSLIVDTRSAEQFRAGHLPGAINIPDRRKSETWLGTLVAPDEPFYLIVEDQASIQPRLEKIGKIGYEALVKGVLIYDEQQFDQKSATFDTTDFKANPTQYLILDVRSEEEAKAKPVFAETKVIPLSRLKEQLDSINTDKPIAVHCASGYRSAVATSLIKKHKPEAQVLDIGENIKQYGDDHT, from the coding sequence ATGAGAAGAAGACTATTTATCCGTCAATCCTTATTTGCATTCGCTATAGCAGGTACTAACAAGATATTATCTTGTACTAGTACTGAGGCTAAGCCGGTAGATTACGAAATCAAACAATTCGAAGACGAAGGCTTATCGCATTTTTCTTACGCGATAGAAGCGGGTAAGAAACTGGTTTTAATTGATCCTTCTAGAGATCCGCAACCCTATTATGATTATGCCGCAGCACGCGGAGCGGAGATTATCGCGGTGATTGAGACGCACACGCATGCTGATTTTGTTAGTGCTCATTTACAAATCCATCAAGAGCGAAATGTACCCGTTTTGATAAGTAAGCTGGCAAAGGCGACTTATCCGCATCAACCCTTTGACGAATCGGACCTACTATCTATCAGTGATAAAGTTTCGCTTCGTGCGATAAATACACCGGGGCATTCAAGCGATAGCTTGTCCGTAGTTTTGGAAGTGGATGGAAATGATGTGGCGGTATTTACAGGAGATGCGCTCTTATTAGGTGGTGTAGGCCGCCCGGATTTGCGGGAATATTCTGGCGAAGCCGCTTCGCAAAGGGAATATCTGGCCAAGCAAATGTATGAGACCATACACAATAAGTACAGTCCGTTAGCGGATGATGTGCTGGTATATCCAGCACATGGAGCAGGCTCTTTATGTGGCAATGGGCTGAGTGAGGCAAAGGTGAGCACCATCGGACATGAAAGAAAAAATAATTTTGCTTTTCAGTCTACGACTGAAGACGCATTTGTAACGCGCTTACTGCTTGACCAGCCAGATGTGCCGGTGTACTTTCCTTTCGCCGTGGAGGTTAATAGAGACGGGGCTCAGCCGCTATTACCTGCCTTGAGCACATTGGCTAGGCTCTCCGCCATTCCTCGAGGAGAGCCGCAATCTTTGATTGTCGATACGCGCTCGGCAGAACAATTTCGCGCTGGACATCTTCCTGGTGCTATAAATATCCCGGATCGACGTAAATCAGAAACCTGGCTCGGTACTTTAGTGGCACCCGATGAACCCTTTTATTTAATAGTAGAAGACCAAGCCAGCATCCAGCCGCGTCTGGAAAAAATAGGGAAGATTGGATACGAAGCGCTAGTAAAAGGCGTGCTGATCTACGATGAGCAGCAATTCGATCAGAAATCTGCGACTTTCGATACGACAGATTTCAAAGCAAACCCAACGCAATACTTGATTTTAGATGTGCGATCTGAGGAGGAGGCTAAAGCTAAGCCGGTATTTGCAGAAACTAAAGTAATTCCATTATCACGGCTCAAAGAGCAGCTCGATAGCATAAATACCGATAAGCCAATTGCTGTTCACTGTGCTTCGGGCTACCGCTCGGCAGTAGCCACTAGCCTTATTAAAAAACACAAACCAGAAGCGCAGGTGCTGGATATCGGCGAAAATATTAAGCAGTATGGAGATGATCACACATAA